One part of the Cyclobacteriaceae bacterium genome encodes these proteins:
- a CDS encoding alpha/beta hydrolase: MAIFASIRSFKLVNEMHYVSDNFFSYKNIVLQYYKIGNGAKALICFHGFGQEGTAYLNLAEKNGDQYTFYSFDLPFHGRSSWTLGDKPIEKKQWLEFIGAFITEQGIKKFALAGFSLGARFVLVMTECFSNQIDRLYLIAPDGIKPSTWYTLATSTALGRSFFKSMIFNPHRFFNLARIVAKLNLVDKRLIRFAISQMDTVNKRTKVYHAWVVFRKLSISRANLIRNLNQHNLPVTLILGDGDRMITKKHVKQILKNVHTASLVILPSSHHALLSVMAKTGLPE, translated from the coding sequence ATGGCTATCTTTGCAAGCATCAGGTCATTCAAGCTTGTAAACGAAATGCATTACGTCTCCGATAACTTCTTTTCTTATAAAAATATCGTTTTACAGTATTACAAGATTGGTAATGGCGCTAAAGCTTTGATTTGCTTTCACGGTTTCGGACAAGAAGGTACGGCTTACCTAAACCTGGCCGAAAAAAACGGAGACCAATACACATTTTATTCATTCGATTTGCCCTTTCATGGTAGAAGTTCGTGGACGTTGGGTGATAAACCAATCGAGAAAAAACAATGGCTTGAGTTCATCGGAGCTTTTATTACTGAACAAGGCATAAAAAAGTTTGCGCTGGCAGGTTTCAGTTTAGGTGCCCGTTTTGTACTGGTCATGACCGAATGTTTTAGCAACCAAATCGATCGCCTTTACCTGATAGCACCGGATGGTATCAAACCAAGCACCTGGTACACCCTGGCCACCTCAACCGCCTTGGGGCGAAGCTTTTTTAAAAGCATGATTTTCAATCCGCATCGCTTTTTCAATCTTGCCCGGATAGTGGCCAAATTAAACCTTGTCGATAAACGCCTGATCCGTTTTGCCATAAGCCAAATGGATACCGTGAACAAGCGCACCAAGGTTTACCATGCCTGGGTTGTGTTCCGCAAACTTTCAATTTCAAGGGCAAACCTTATCCGTAACCTAAACCAGCACAACCTGCCAGTTACCCTGATTTTAGGGGACGGGGATCGGATGATTACAAAAAAACATGTAAAACAGATTTTAAAAAATGTACACACTGCTTCGCTTGTTATACTGCCGTCCAGCCACCATGCCTTGCTTTCGGTGATGGCCAAAACCGGTTTACCTGAATAA
- a CDS encoding RNA polymerase sigma factor has translation MDLAMQLKEETFLKEKGKLLGFIRNRVSSLEEAEDILQDVFYQFIAGYDTIESFDRVTSWLFSVARNKIIDRYRKESARPQKAGFTSVSEFDDDSPLTLQDILPDFGNSPDEVLLRESMWDAIMDAVEELPADQRDIFIQNELEEKSFRELSEATGISINTLLSRKRYAILALRKKLQRWYDELE, from the coding sequence ATGGACCTGGCTATGCAGTTAAAAGAAGAAACATTTCTGAAAGAAAAAGGCAAGTTGCTGGGGTTCATTCGCAACCGTGTTTCCTCGCTTGAAGAAGCTGAAGACATTCTGCAAGATGTATTTTACCAGTTCATAGCCGGTTATGATACCATTGAATCGTTTGACAGGGTTACCTCATGGCTCTTTTCAGTAGCACGGAACAAGATTATTGACCGGTACAGGAAGGAATCGGCCAGGCCTCAAAAAGCAGGTTTTACTTCGGTTTCAGAATTTGATGATGATTCGCCACTTACCCTGCAGGACATACTTCCGGATTTTGGAAACTCACCGGATGAGGTTCTGCTGCGCGAATCCATGTGGGATGCTATAATGGATGCCGTAGAGGAACTGCCTGCCGACCAACGCGACATTTTTATTCAAAATGAATTGGAAGAAAAGAGTTTCCGTGAGCTTTCAGAAGCTACAGGTATATCCATCAACACTTTGCTTTCGCGAAAGCGTTACGCAATACTGGCGCTCAGGAAAAAATTACAACGATGGTATGATGAACTTGAATAA
- a CDS encoding TetR/AcrR family transcriptional regulator has product MEELDVKDKILKGAEELFMRYGIRSISMDDIARHLTVSKKTLYQHFADKDDLVLSVSRSHLQRNKAEFEGIWESAKNPIEELAQISACMRTNMETMNPTLLFDLQKFHPKAWGEWIVFKNKYIRENVIRNLSKGIADGYIRADINPEIMAAMRIELVQLAFNNEIFPPNQYKLAEVQEQIFDHFVYGLVTEKGKKLYQKCKTLNHQPSSVL; this is encoded by the coding sequence ATGGAAGAACTAGACGTAAAAGACAAGATTTTGAAAGGTGCCGAGGAGTTGTTTATGCGGTACGGCATACGCAGCATATCCATGGATGACATTGCGCGGCACCTTACGGTTTCAAAGAAAACGTTGTACCAGCACTTTGCCGATAAAGATGACCTGGTGCTTTCGGTTTCACGCAGCCACCTGCAACGAAATAAAGCTGAGTTTGAAGGTATTTGGGAAAGTGCTAAGAATCCTATTGAAGAGTTGGCTCAAATTTCGGCATGCATGCGTACAAACATGGAAACCATGAACCCAACGTTGCTTTTTGACTTGCAGAAATTTCACCCCAAAGCCTGGGGCGAATGGATTGTATTCAAAAACAAATACATACGGGAAAATGTAATCCGCAATTTGTCCAAGGGCATAGCGGATGGTTACATCCGGGCTGATATAAATCCGGAAATAATGGCCGCGATGCGCATCGAATTGGTGCAGCTTGCGTTTAACAATGAAATTTTTCCTCCAAACCAATACAAGTTAGCCGAAGTGCAGGAGCAAATCTTCGATCATTTCGTTTACGGACTGGTTACCGAAAAAGGAAAAAAACTCTACCAAAAGTGTAAGACCCTCAACCACCAACCCTCATCAGTTTTATGA
- a CDS encoding TolC family protein, whose product MKYIVTLLFFSVSLVGYSQDSKQTFTLEQCVEYALQNSIAVQNANLDEKIATARVKETVGIGLPQIDGTVSLDHNEQLRRFFSIYDPNSIFLGGQTIPGANVGDVIAAQNFFQLKSSADAGLRVNQLLFNGSYLVGLQAANAYKDLAVKSSLQTREDVVANVTKAYYAVLVNRERIKSFDVNIARVDSLLKDTRVMYENGFAEAIDVDRIRVSLTNLTTERNNFLRLQDIMLERLKFLINYPMSQQLEVAGQLTEEELSFDLDGYLANWNYKDRPDYQVLEANKKLQALNVKNNIALGMPVLSAYANLGYSTQSPNIGGLFTTNTGFSDNGVVGPDKWYSYSSYGLSLRVPVFSGLQRSYKVQQERLALRQIENGERQLKSNIDLEIKQALNNYTSNVETLKAQQQNSALAARVASVTKIKYTEGVGSNFEVVEAETTLRESQVNYYNALFDALIAKVDLEKAFGKFYNEKK is encoded by the coding sequence ATGAAGTATATCGTTACCCTATTATTTTTCAGTGTTTCACTGGTTGGCTATTCTCAAGATAGTAAGCAAACATTTACGTTAGAGCAGTGTGTTGAATATGCCCTGCAAAATTCTATTGCCGTTCAAAATGCAAACCTCGATGAGAAAATTGCTACAGCCCGTGTAAAAGAAACAGTAGGCATTGGGTTGCCCCAAATTGATGGTACTGTTTCACTTGATCACAATGAGCAACTCAGGCGATTTTTCTCCATTTATGATCCCAACAGCATTTTTTTAGGTGGCCAAACCATACCAGGTGCAAACGTAGGCGATGTCATTGCGGCACAAAACTTTTTCCAGTTAAAGAGCAGTGCCGATGCAGGTCTTCGGGTAAACCAACTTTTATTTAACGGATCGTACCTGGTTGGGCTGCAGGCAGCAAATGCTTATAAAGACCTCGCTGTTAAAAGCTCCCTGCAAACACGCGAAGATGTAGTGGCCAATGTTACCAAGGCCTATTATGCCGTGCTGGTTAACCGCGAACGGATAAAGTCTTTTGATGTAAACATTGCCCGGGTTGATTCCCTTTTGAAGGACACGCGGGTAATGTATGAGAATGGCTTTGCCGAAGCCATTGACGTTGATCGTATTCGGGTTTCGTTGACGAACCTGACCACCGAACGCAACAATTTCCTGCGCCTTCAGGATATTATGCTGGAGCGGTTGAAATTCCTGATCAACTATCCGATGAGCCAGCAACTTGAAGTTGCCGGACAACTTACCGAGGAAGAATTGAGCTTTGACCTGGATGGCTATCTGGCAAATTGGAATTACAAGGACCGTCCGGATTACCAGGTGCTTGAAGCCAACAAAAAACTGCAGGCATTGAATGTGAAAAACAACATTGCTTTAGGCATGCCCGTACTGTCGGCCTATGCAAACCTCGGCTATTCCACGCAGTCGCCTAACATTGGTGGCTTATTCACGACCAATACCGGCTTTAGCGATAATGGAGTGGTAGGGCCCGATAAATGGTATTCCTACTCATCGTATGGCCTGAGTTTACGGGTGCCGGTGTTCAGCGGCTTGCAGCGTTCTTATAAAGTTCAACAAGAGCGACTGGCTTTGCGGCAAATTGAAAATGGCGAACGCCAGCTAAAATCAAACATTGACCTGGAAATCAAGCAGGCCTTGAACAATTACACCAGCAATGTTGAAACCTTGAAGGCCCAACAACAAAATTCAGCCTTGGCGGCACGTGTAGCATCGGTTACCAAAATAAAGTACACCGAAGGTGTAGGCTCCAACTTTGAAGTGGTGGAGGCAGAGACAACCTTGCGCGAATCGCAAGTGAACTATTACAACGCATTGTTCGATGCCTTGATTGCAAAAGTGGATTTGGAAAAAGCCTTTGGAAAATTTTATAACGAGAAAAAATAA
- a CDS encoding efflux RND transporter periplasmic adaptor subunit has protein sequence MKNTYLIIAFAALVAACSAPTDKAAELEAKKKQLEQAQVELATIKNKIAQLEKEISDADPNFARQISKAILVSTFTAEKKAFEHKIEVRGAVESRRNIVITAQTGGEIHKVHVREGQNVSKGQVLVSLNADIIRNSIAELKTALELANSVYEKQARLWEQKIGTELQYLQAKNNKESLERRLATAYSQLDQAIIKAPFSGTIDQLPAREGEVAGPGMPLVRVVSLDDTYIKADVSERFIGKFKTGDPVEVYFPSQDKKLNTKVASVSQVINAENRTFIVEVQLPRVDFIVKPNQVVVLNLRDYLSEATLAVPTRIIQKDEDGQFIFAVDDREGRLLAKKIHITTGITSMTETEVVAGLKGDEQIVDQGYRDLTEGVEVEIFGAKKNSKEVANK, from the coding sequence ATGAAAAATACCTACCTCATCATAGCGTTTGCTGCTCTTGTTGCAGCCTGCAGTGCACCAACCGACAAAGCTGCTGAATTAGAAGCTAAGAAAAAGCAACTGGAGCAGGCACAAGTTGAACTGGCAACCATAAAGAACAAAATTGCTCAACTTGAAAAGGAAATCAGTGACGCGGATCCAAACTTTGCTCGTCAAATAAGCAAGGCTATTCTTGTTTCAACGTTTACCGCTGAGAAGAAAGCTTTCGAACATAAAATTGAAGTGCGTGGTGCCGTTGAATCACGCAGGAACATTGTAATCACTGCACAAACCGGTGGCGAAATCCACAAGGTACATGTGCGTGAAGGTCAAAATGTTTCGAAAGGCCAGGTGCTGGTCTCCTTAAATGCAGATATTATCCGTAACTCCATTGCCGAGTTGAAAACCGCACTTGAACTCGCAAACTCGGTTTACGAAAAACAAGCCCGTTTGTGGGAACAGAAAATTGGCACCGAATTGCAATACCTGCAAGCTAAAAACAATAAAGAGTCACTTGAACGCAGGTTGGCTACAGCTTATTCACAACTCGACCAGGCTATTATTAAGGCTCCTTTCAGTGGTACTATCGACCAGCTTCCTGCGCGTGAAGGCGAAGTGGCTGGCCCGGGCATGCCTTTGGTACGTGTGGTAAGCCTTGATGATACCTATATTAAAGCCGATGTATCCGAGCGGTTTATCGGAAAGTTCAAGACGGGTGATCCGGTGGAGGTTTATTTCCCATCGCAAGATAAGAAGCTGAATACCAAAGTAGCTTCGGTGAGCCAGGTAATCAATGCCGAAAACAGAACGTTTATCGTAGAAGTTCAACTTCCGCGTGTTGATTTTATTGTGAAACCCAACCAGGTTGTTGTGTTGAACTTACGCGATTACCTGAGCGAAGCCACCTTAGCGGTGCCTACCCGCATCATTCAGAAAGATGAAGACGGTCAATTCATTTTTGCTGTGGATGACCGCGAAGGAAGATTGCTTGCCAAGAAGATACACATAACCACCGGGATAACATCTATGACTGAAACCGAGGTGGTGGCCGGGTTGAAAGGCGATGAACAAATTGTTGACCAGGGCTACCGCGACTTAACCGAAGGTGTTGAAGTGGAAATTTTTGGGGCCAAAAAAAATTCTAAAGAAGTGGCAAACAAATAA
- a CDS encoding efflux RND transporter permease subunit, with protein sequence MSEKNTNLKVDKEFGLSSWALKNRTSVGFIAFLITVMGIMTYIDLPKDSYPEIEQPVIYIGTSHPGNSPVDMENLVTRPIEKELNTISEVDNIKSTSVQDYSTIIVEFDPKTDVSDALTKVKDAVDRAKPELPTDLPADPNVFELNFSEFPIFNINLSGNFKLEELKRYAEYLEDEIEKLSEISKVEIRGIDEKEVKVKVDPYELEARMLNFSDLENAIKAENVTLSGGNILDDGIRRNIRVVGEFSDPRELENIIVKHEKGNIVYLKDVAKIEFDYKERQSYARLQKEQVVMVDVIKRSGENLIIATEKVNAILDKAKRDVFPEGLTISITNDQSSFTKEMVSSMENNIISGVLVVVAVLMLFLGIRNAYFVGIAIPLSMFLSFLILGFMGYTINMMVLFGLIMALGMLVDNGIVVVENVYRLYEEGYDLVSATRLGVGEIAWPIIASTATTLAAFLPLAMWPGIMGEFMKYLPITLIVVLSSSLFVGLVITPVIASLFMKHESEAKSNKTRTIKTVGSLTVAGAVFIVISYVTPVNTLWFGNLLVIFGLLTLLNVYVFTPVTHAFQTSILPRLESRYSKIISFALQGSKPKYFFLGTIFLLFASIGLLVVFPPKVIYFPINEPKYINVFIEYPTGTDIEVTNKLTEELEDKVIAFIKPYESIVESVIGNVGQGTGDPNDPSNIGMSDTPNKARITINFVDFKYRDGQSTTAIMEDLRATIGQYPGVTVTVDKNADGPPTGKPVNIEVSGDDFPTLVRLAEDMKKKINESGIQGIEKLKTDLETGKPELVIDLDREKARRFGLSSYAVANEIRTSLYGKEVSKFKQGEDDYDIQIRLDDKYRYDLDALMNKSITFRDQSTGKISQVPISSIAKAELSSSYGSVKRKDLKRVITISSNVLGGFNATEINNQIKELLADYRMPPGYSFKFGGEQEKQMEEMSFLSGALALAVFIIFLIIVAQFNKITAPLIIMTSVLFSTIGVFLGLFIFRMDFVVIMTMVGLISLAGVVVNNAIVLIDFIELKKKRLKEELGVDKLPLDTVVNAIAEAGKTRLRPVLLTAITTILGLMPLAIGINIDFIKFLNSYDADFYIGGDSVIFWSPLSWTIIHGLAFATFLTLVVVPVMYLLVEKLNRKIGIA encoded by the coding sequence ATGAGCGAAAAAAATACGAATCTGAAAGTTGATAAGGAATTCGGGTTGTCCTCCTGGGCATTGAAGAACCGAACTTCCGTAGGGTTTATTGCTTTCCTGATCACGGTGATGGGTATTATGACCTACATCGATTTACCCAAAGACAGCTACCCCGAAATTGAACAACCGGTCATTTATATCGGCACATCGCATCCGGGCAACTCACCGGTGGACATGGAGAACCTGGTTACCCGGCCTATTGAAAAGGAACTAAACACTATTTCGGAAGTTGACAATATCAAGTCAACCTCGGTTCAGGATTACTCCACCATTATTGTGGAGTTTGATCCTAAAACCGATGTGAGTGATGCATTGACAAAAGTTAAGGATGCGGTTGACCGTGCAAAACCCGAATTGCCTACCGACCTGCCGGCCGATCCGAATGTATTTGAACTGAATTTTTCGGAGTTCCCGATTTTTAACATAAACCTTTCGGGAAACTTTAAACTGGAAGAGCTGAAGCGATATGCCGAATACCTGGAAGATGAAATTGAGAAGCTTTCAGAGATTTCAAAGGTTGAGATCCGTGGCATTGATGAAAAGGAGGTAAAGGTTAAAGTTGACCCTTATGAGCTTGAAGCGCGTATGCTCAACTTCAGCGATTTGGAAAATGCCATTAAGGCCGAGAACGTTACCCTTTCGGGCGGCAATATTTTGGATGACGGCATACGCAGGAATATTCGCGTAGTGGGAGAATTTTCCGATCCGCGTGAGCTCGAAAACATTATCGTAAAGCATGAAAAAGGAAACATCGTTTACCTGAAAGATGTTGCCAAAATAGAATTTGATTACAAAGAGCGGCAAAGCTACGCCCGCCTGCAAAAGGAGCAGGTAGTAATGGTGGATGTGATCAAACGGAGTGGCGAAAACCTGATCATCGCCACCGAAAAGGTAAATGCGATTTTAGATAAGGCCAAACGCGATGTATTTCCGGAAGGATTGACCATCAGCATCACCAACGATCAATCATCCTTTACAAAAGAGATGGTGAGCAGCATGGAGAACAACATTATTTCAGGTGTGTTGGTGGTGGTGGCCGTGCTTATGCTGTTTCTGGGTATCCGCAATGCGTACTTTGTGGGTATAGCCATACCGCTTTCCATGTTCCTTTCATTTTTGATTTTAGGGTTTATGGGGTACACCATTAATATGATGGTGTTGTTCGGGTTGATTATGGCGTTAGGGATGCTCGTGGATAATGGTATAGTGGTGGTGGAAAATGTGTATCGTTTATATGAAGAAGGTTATGACCTGGTAAGTGCTACCCGGTTAGGTGTGGGTGAAATTGCCTGGCCTATCATCGCTTCAACCGCCACTACGTTAGCTGCCTTTTTGCCCTTGGCCATGTGGCCTGGCATTATGGGTGAATTTATGAAGTACCTGCCCATTACCCTTATTGTCGTACTCTCTTCATCGTTGTTTGTAGGGTTGGTAATTACCCCGGTTATCGCTTCCTTGTTTATGAAGCACGAGAGTGAGGCAAAATCGAATAAAACACGCACCATTAAAACAGTAGGTTCATTAACCGTTGCCGGTGCAGTATTTATCGTGATCAGTTATGTTACCCCCGTTAATACCCTGTGGTTTGGTAACCTGCTGGTGATTTTTGGTTTGCTTACACTTTTGAATGTGTACGTGTTTACTCCGGTAACGCATGCATTTCAAACCTCTATTTTACCGCGCCTCGAAAGCCGGTATTCCAAAATAATTTCCTTTGCGTTACAAGGCTCCAAACCGAAGTATTTTTTCCTCGGAACGATTTTCCTGCTGTTCGCCTCCATTGGGTTGTTGGTAGTTTTCCCACCTAAGGTTATTTACTTCCCGATCAACGAGCCCAAGTATATCAATGTGTTTATTGAATACCCAACCGGAACAGATATTGAGGTTACCAATAAATTAACAGAAGAACTTGAAGATAAGGTAATCGCGTTTATTAAACCTTACGAATCCATTGTGGAGTCTGTCATTGGTAACGTTGGTCAGGGCACTGGCGATCCGAACGATCCTTCTAACATCGGTATGTCGGATACCCCCAACAAAGCCCGTATTACCATCAACTTTGTGGATTTTAAATACCGTGATGGACAAAGCACCACGGCTATTATGGAGGACCTTCGTGCTACCATAGGCCAATACCCCGGTGTTACCGTTACGGTTGACAAGAATGCCGATGGCCCCCCAACCGGCAAGCCTGTGAATATTGAGGTTAGCGGTGATGATTTCCCAACACTTGTGCGCCTGGCTGAGGATATGAAAAAGAAAATCAATGAGTCAGGCATACAAGGCATTGAAAAATTGAAAACTGATCTGGAAACCGGGAAGCCTGAGTTGGTCATTGACCTTGACCGTGAAAAGGCCCGCAGGTTTGGATTGTCTTCGTATGCTGTGGCCAATGAAATTCGTACTTCATTATATGGAAAAGAAGTATCAAAATTCAAGCAAGGTGAGGATGATTACGATATCCAAATCCGATTGGATGATAAGTATCGTTATGACCTGGATGCACTCATGAACAAGAGCATCACCTTCCGCGACCAAAGCACCGGTAAAATTTCGCAGGTCCCTATTTCTTCCATTGCCAAAGCAGAGCTTAGTTCATCGTATGGTTCAGTTAAGCGTAAAGATTTAAAACGCGTAATCACCATCAGCTCAAACGTATTGGGAGGGTTTAATGCCACTGAAATCAATAACCAGATCAAGGAATTGCTGGCCGATTACCGCATGCCTCCGGGATACTCTTTTAAGTTTGGCGGTGAGCAGGAGAAGCAAATGGAAGAAATGAGTTTCTTGTCGGGTGCATTGGCCTTGGCGGTATTCATCATCTTCCTCATTATCGTAGCCCAATTTAACAAGATAACCGCACCGCTTATTATAATGACCTCCGTATTGTTCAGCACCATTGGTGTGTTCCTCGGGTTATTTATTTTCCGGATGGACTTTGTAGTGATTATGACCATGGTGGGTTTGATTTCGCTGGCCGGTGTGGTAGTGAATAACGCCATAGTATTAATCGACTTTATTGAACTGAAAAAGAAACGTTTGAAAGAAGAGCTTGGTGTTGATAAACTTCCGCTGGATACGGTTGTTAACGCTATCGCTGAGGCAGGTAAAACCCGCTTGCGCCCCGTGCTGCTCACGGCTATTACCACTATACTTGGTTTAATGCCGCTGGCAATCGGTATCAATATCGACTTCATTAAATTCCTGAATTCCTACGATGCTGACTTTTATATCGGTGGGGATAGCGTGATTTTCTGGAGCCCGCTATCGTGGACGATCATTCATGGCCTGGCTTTCGCTACCTTCTTAACATTGGTGGTGGTGCCGGTAATGTACTTGCTGGTTGAGAAATTGAACCGTAAAATCGGTATAGCCTGA
- a CDS encoding metallophosphoesterase, producing MAKLMSFFILLGILVLIDLYVYQAIVTVSKDWSVGYKSVMRYGFWLVTALTFVAILWYAYGDPYKYGSSLRNMVLTAVFMVYFSKLFGVLFVLIDDIQRGVRWVADYFSRGQSTSSSGTTIPRSEFLAKAAVITATIPFAAMTYGIVSGAHDYRIRRRTIYLPNLPKSFDGIRIGQLSDIHSGSFFSKTAVEGGVEMFLREKPDVIFFTGDLVNNQTSEVKDYIPVFSKLNAPLGVYSVTGNHDYGDYVGWSSKEAKQKNFRDLVEVHKVMGFDLLMNENRMLKQGGDKLAILGIENWGAGRFAKYGKLDVAYAHTDEAAVKLLLSHDPSHWDAQVRPGYGDIDVMFAGHTHGFQFGVEIGDFKWSPSQYVYKQWADLYQEGNQYLYVNRGFGYIGYPGRVGIPPELTIIELKRA from the coding sequence ATGGCCAAGCTTATGTCGTTTTTCATTTTGTTGGGCATTCTTGTACTAATTGACTTGTACGTGTACCAGGCCATTGTTACGGTAAGTAAAGATTGGTCGGTTGGCTATAAGTCGGTAATGCGTTATGGCTTTTGGCTTGTAACAGCCCTCACCTTTGTGGCCATTTTATGGTATGCCTATGGCGATCCGTATAAGTATGGATCGAGTTTACGCAATATGGTACTTACCGCTGTGTTTATGGTTTACTTCTCCAAATTATTTGGGGTACTTTTTGTTTTGATCGATGACATTCAACGGGGTGTTCGCTGGGTTGCTGATTATTTTAGCCGTGGCCAATCGACAAGTTCATCAGGCACAACCATACCACGTTCGGAGTTTTTGGCTAAGGCTGCAGTAATAACCGCCACCATACCGTTTGCCGCCATGACGTACGGTATAGTTTCCGGGGCGCATGATTACCGCATACGCAGAAGGACTATTTACCTGCCTAACCTGCCGAAATCTTTTGACGGGATACGCATAGGCCAGTTGTCGGATATCCACTCCGGAAGTTTCTTTAGTAAAACAGCCGTTGAAGGTGGGGTGGAGATGTTCCTTCGCGAGAAACCTGACGTGATTTTTTTTACCGGTGACCTGGTGAACAATCAAACCAGCGAAGTAAAAGATTATATTCCTGTTTTCAGTAAACTTAACGCGCCCTTGGGTGTATATTCCGTTACTGGTAATCACGATTATGGCGATTATGTGGGGTGGTCATCAAAGGAAGCCAAACAGAAAAACTTTCGCGACCTGGTAGAAGTACACAAGGTGATGGGTTTTGATTTGTTGATGAATGAAAACCGGATGTTGAAACAAGGCGGTGATAAGCTGGCTATTTTAGGCATTGAGAACTGGGGTGCAGGAAGGTTCGCGAAATATGGTAAGCTTGATGTAGCTTATGCCCATACCGATGAAGCAGCTGTAAAACTTTTGCTGTCGCACGACCCAAGCCACTGGGATGCACAGGTTCGTCCGGGTTATGGCGATATTGATGTGATGTTTGCCGGCCATACACACGGGTTCCAGTTTGGTGTGGAGATCGGTGATTTCAAATGGAGCCCTTCGCAGTATGTTTATAAACAATGGGCCGACCTCTATCAGGAAGGAAATCAATACCTGTATGTAAACCGTGGCTTTGGATACATTGGTTATCCTGGCCGGGTTGGTATACCACCCGAGTTAACGATCATCGAATTAAAACGCGCATAA
- a CDS encoding DoxX family protein — MSVVTDVEKWGNAHRPGFLDFFRIILGLFITYKGLQFITSMDELETTAASFNVWFAGATLAHYVVFAHILGGPLLAFGLFTRIVCVINLPVLIGAVVFVNYPKGFLSVGHHMELEMSLIVLVGLIIFIVFGAGKYSIDAKRRKEAEAEMSKT, encoded by the coding sequence ATGAGTGTCGTTACCGATGTCGAAAAATGGGGTAATGCACATAGACCGGGATTCCTGGATTTCTTCCGTATTATCCTTGGCCTTTTCATTACCTACAAAGGTTTACAGTTTATCACCAGCATGGATGAACTTGAAACCACCGCTGCAAGTTTTAACGTATGGTTTGCAGGCGCTACGCTGGCACATTATGTAGTGTTTGCTCACATACTGGGCGGGCCATTGCTTGCCTTCGGGTTGTTTACCCGCATTGTTTGTGTAATCAACCTCCCGGTACTGATTGGCGCGGTTGTCTTTGTGAATTACCCAAAGGGCTTTTTAAGCGTAGGCCATCACATGGAACTGGAAATGTCGTTGATTGTGTTGGTTGGGTTGATCATTTTCATAGTTTTTGGGGCGGGGAAATATTCCATTGATGCCAAACGTAGAAAAGAGGCCGAAGCCGAAATGAGCAAGACCTAA